The following proteins are encoded in a genomic region of Oncorhynchus kisutch isolate 150728-3 linkage group LG6, Okis_V2, whole genome shotgun sequence:
- the LOC116374336 gene encoding uncharacterized protein LOC116374336 — translation MLFIDYSSAFNTIVPSKLVIKLETLGLDPALCNWVLDFLTGRPQVVRVGNNISTPLILNTGAPQGCVLSPVLPFHQRLRGHARLQLIKFADDTTVVGLITNNDETAYREEVRALGVWCQENNLTLNVNQTKEMIVDLRKQQREHPPIHIDGTAVERVVSFKFLGVHITDKLNWSTHTDSIVKKAQQRLFNLRRLKKFGLSPKALTNFYRCTIESILSGCITAWYGNCSAHNRKALQLVVTSAQRITCPPGHLHHPMSQEGHKDHQGQQPPEPLPVHPAIIQKARSVQVHQSWDRETEKQLISQGHQTVKQPPLTLSGCCQHTDSTPATLIMGIDVKYITSHFKQCYLI, via the coding sequence atgctgttcatcgactacagctcagcatttaacaccatagtaccctccaagctcgtcatcaagctcgagaccctgggtctcgaccccgccctgtgcaactgggtactggacttcctgacgggccgcccccaggtggtgagggtaggtaacaacatctccaccccgctgatcctcaacactggggccccacaagggtgcgttctgagccctgtactcccttttcaccaacgactgcgtggccacgcacgcctccaactcatcaagtttgcggacgacacaacagttgtaggcttgattaccaacaacgacgagacggcctacagggaggaggtgagggccctcggagtgtggtgtcaggaaaataacctcacactcaacgtcaaccaaactaaggagatgattgtggacttaaggaaacagcagagggaacacccccctatccacatcgatggaacagcagtggagagggtagtaagttttaagttcctcggcgtacacatcacagacaaactgaattggtccacccacacagacagcatcgtgaagaaggcgcagcagcgcctcttcaacctcaggaggctgaagaaatttggcttgtcaccaaaagcactcacaaacttctacagatgcacaatcgagagcatcctgtcgggctgtatcaccgcctggtatggcaactgctccgcccacaaccgtaaggctctccagttGGTAGTGAcctctgcacaacgcatcacctgccctccaggacacctacaccacccgatgtcacaggaaggccataaagatcatcaaggacaacaaccacccgagccactgcctgttcaccccgctatcatccagaaggcgaggtcagtacaggtgcatcaaagctgggaccgagagactgaaaaacagcttatatctcaaggccatcagactgttaaacagccaccactaacattgagtggctgctgccaacacactgactcaactccagccactttaataatgggaattgatgtaaaatatatcactagccactttaaacaatgctacctaatataa